CCATTTTCCATCGTTCAAGGTCTTCACCGATGCGCGCATAGATGCGGTCCATGTCATGATTGTCTGCAAAAGTGACCAAGTCTTGTGGGGCAGGATAGAGGAAGTCCAGAGCAAGGCAGCGATAGAGTTCCTTCAATCCTTCATCATTCTGAGCATTGCCGTCAAAAGCTTGACCGATGGCCAACTGGAGCGGGAAGTCCATGACCGAGGGTAGGTAGGATCTGTAGCCATCCTCATTGCTGCTGCCATCCTGCCAATACGCAACTCGGGGTACCTCGTAGTTCCATTCTTCACCTACGATGTTGAGCAATGGATACTCGGATAGGATAGCCTTGGCCCATTGGGCCATGAATGTCTTGTCTGCATAGGGATAGGTGTCCTGACGTATGCCGCTCAGCCCTACTTCTTCTATCCACCAGATACTGTTCTGGATCAGATAGGTGGCCATATAGGGATTCTGCTGATTGAGGTCGGGCATCGTCCGTACGAACCAGCCTTTGTTGAAGGCATCTGTATCGTAGTCAGAGGCATAAGGGTCTTGCACGACCTCATGCTGATGGGAGGTCTGGCGATATTCTCCGTTTCCATTGATCCAGTCCTTAAAGGGTAGGTCGTCCATCCACCAGTGCTCACTCCCACAGTGGTTCTCGATCATATCCTGAATGATCTTGATTCCACGTTTCTCTGATTCAGTCACCAATTCCTTGTACTCTTCCAGAGAACCATACCTTGGATCGATGCGGTAGAAATCTGTGGTCGAGTATCCATGATAGGACCACCTAGGCATATCATTCTCCAGAATGGGGTTGATCCATATGGCAGTGAATCCCATCTGATCGATATAGTCTAGATGGTCGATGATGCCCCTCAGGTCCCCGCCATGTCGGCCGCCATGGAAGGAGCGATCGGCCGCTTCTTTCATCTCTTCTACTGTGTCATTCTCTGTATCTCCATTGGCAAATCGATCGGGCGTGATGAGGTAGAGGACATCCGATGCATCGAAGCCTTCACGCGATCCTGAACCAGGTTTTCTTGCCTTCAGCGAGTAGTCCAATGTGATGTTCCAGGTGCCGATCAAGTCAATCTCAAGTGTCCCGGGTTCGGTGTCATTTGCGATAATCAGATCGATGAACACGTAATGCTCACTAGGTCTTGTCGTAGCGATCAACTCCACACCGGCATAGGGTCGGAGCTCTACTTCTGTGTCAGTGTCAAAGTTTCCATGGAGCATGACCTGCACTGTGTCATTGTTCATGCCTACCCACCAATGTGGAGGCTCTACCCGTATCTCAGCTGCGGCTTGTGAAAAGGCATGCAAGGAAAAAAGTGTCAGGTTCAGAAGGAGGAGTAAGGATGTGGCTCGCATATCGGTGACTGAAGCTCAAATGTAGTTCTTTGCTGGGGTGTCCATGCTAAGCATATATCGCACAGATTTCCGGGCCAATCTTCGACTGGCCTGGCCGATCATCCTTGGTCAACTGGGACAGATCTCTGTCAATATCATCGATAATCTGATGGTGGGTGACCTCGGGGCTGAGGCTTTGGCTGCAGTGTCATTGGGTATATCCATCTTCGTCATCTTCCTGGTAGTGGGTATGGGTATCAGTATGGCCTTGCAACCCTTGGTGGCCGAATCGGATGGCATGGGCGATTCTCAAGGAGCCTCCTTCAGCTTCAAGCATAGTCTGGTCATCAATATCATCTTTGCCCTTCTCAGTATTCTCCTCATCGAGTCCTTTATCCCGTTCATGGACCGACTCGGCCAGGACCCTGGAGTTGTAGATCTAGCGATTCCTTACCTACGGGTATGTAGTTGGTCGATGGTCCCTATGATGATCTTCCAAGGATTCCGTGGATTGAGTGAAGGGCTGAGCGAGACTACCGCACCCATGGTGGCCATTCTTTTTGGAAATGTCCTCAATGTACTGGCGAACTATATGCTCATCTATGGGAATTGGGGTGCGCCTGCTCTAGGTGTTGAAGGTGCTGCCTTCGGTACCCTATTCGGTCGCACAGGTATGATGTTATTGCTCATCTTCTTCATGCGGTATTGGAAGACCGGTGGTCACAATCACCTGTGGTCCTATCTCGTGCGAATCGACCCATTCAAATTTTCCAAGTGGTTCTTCAAAAAGGTCCTGAGACTGGGAGTACCTACTTCCTTGCAGATGCTTTTCGAAGTGGGAGCATTTGCTGCAGCTGCATTGATGATGGGAATGATAGGAGCTCCTGAACAGGCGGCCCATCAGATAACGATAAACGCGGTCTCGGCCACCTTCATGGTATGCGTTGGCATATCCGTAGCAGCTACAGTGCGGGTAGGCAATGCTCTGGGCAGGGGTGATGGACTGGGCAAGCGAAGAGCGGGTATAGCCGCCATATTGCAGGTGGTCCTTTTCATGACCTTGGCCGCGGTGCTGATCGGGTGGGCGCGGTACTTTATCCCTGCATTGTATATTGATGATGCACGTGTGATCGAGATTGCGGCAGACCTCTTCTTGATCGCTGCTATTTTCCAGATTTCGGATGGGGTGCAAGTTGCCGCTATTGGAGCCTTACGAGGCCTTCAGGATATCTGGTGGCCCACAGCTATCACCTTCTTCTCCTATCTTTGCATAGGTCTACCCTTCAGTTGGTACTCGGCCTTTGAACTGGATTGGGGGTATCAGGGAATCTGGATAGGATTGCTTATCGGACTCTCTCTCAGTGCCATACTCAATACCATGCGATTCATGCGATTGACCTGAAAGGAAGAAGGTGCTTCAGCCTCTTTCTTTCTCTTCTCTCAGAAGCAGTTTCTTCTCTTGCTGTCTACGCGTGAAGAAGATCAAAATGGTACCTACGACTGTGGGCATGAGCCAGTTATAGATGGGAGTGATGAATATCTCGTTGATCACCGCAAAGGCTGTCATTGCCGCTATGTAGGAGATATACATCCGAGTCATGTGCTCGAACATCCACTGCTTGCGCGAGGCACTCAATCGTCTGATATTCTTCTTGAAGATAAAGTCTAGGATATCGACTATACAGGTGATGAGGAAAATAGCCCCGAATATCAGAGCAACGATTCCCATCCAATGACCTTGGAAGGCCAGGCTCAGACCCCATATGAAGGTGCTTGTGGCCACGATCAGCCCTATCCAATAGATGACCTTTTCCGGTGTTTTGGGTCGGGTCCTTCTTCGATTGGCGAATCTCCATCCCGTTAAGGCCATGTAGAATCCCAGAAAGCCGAACAAGGTGATCAGGGGAGAACCTAGATAGCCTCCTGTGACCACTACAATAAGCCAAGCAGAGAGATAGGTGAATCCTACTACCGCATGGTAGATACCTCCTTTCTTAGTGACTATCTGTGCGAGTCCTGTGAGCGCAACCACAAATCCTGCGACTGCGTGGAGCGATTCGATGAGTTCCATAAGGTGTTTCCTGAATGTCAGTCGAGTTCGCGACTAATATAGAAGCTATTTGCCTGATCGATGGAGGTGACCACCAGATCATTCACACATAGATGGGTGGGCAATTCGGTCACCATATGGATGAGTTGGGCGATATCTTCTCCTCTCATCGGAGTATAGCCTTCATATACCTGTTCCGCCTTCTTTTCATCCCCATGATATCTGACCAGTGAGAATTCAGTCTCAGCAGCTCCGGGTGCGATCTGGGTCACCTTGACACCGGTCCCTAGCAGATCGATACGTAGTCCTTTGGTCAGGGCATCGACTGCGTGCTTGGTCGCGCAGTATACATTTCCACTGGCATAGACTTCTTTTCCAGCTGTACTACCGATGTTGATGATATGGCCGGCCCCGGCCTCTACCATCTGTGGAGCGATGATCCGGGTCATGTAGAGCAGCCCCTTGATATTGGTATCGATCATCCGTTCCCAATCATCGATGCTGCCCTTTTGAAGAGGATCTTTACCTGCGGCCAGTCCAGCATTATTGACAAGGATGTCTATCGGAAGGGAAGTATCGGGGATGGAGTCGATAGCTGCCTTACATGCTTCGAGGTCACGTATATCGAAATTCAACGTGAGGACAAGAGTGCCGTATTCTTCTGAGATCTTCTTCGCTGTTTCTTCCAGTCTCTCTGCTCTTCTTCCTGTCAGAATGAGGGCATGACCATGAGAGGCGAACAGTTCGGCCGTGGCTTGGCCGATGCCTGCCGTAGCTCCAGTGATGAGAACGTTCTTGACCTTTTTCATACTTCTGTTGCGCGATGTGGTCTAAGTGCATCACGTACGGTGAGCATATCCTTACGCTGTA
The sequence above is drawn from the Flavobacteriales bacterium genome and encodes:
- a CDS encoding MATE family efflux transporter; translation: MLSIYRTDFRANLRLAWPIILGQLGQISVNIIDNLMVGDLGAEALAAVSLGISIFVIFLVVGMGISMALQPLVAESDGMGDSQGASFSFKHSLVINIIFALLSILLIESFIPFMDRLGQDPGVVDLAIPYLRVCSWSMVPMMIFQGFRGLSEGLSETTAPMVAILFGNVLNVLANYMLIYGNWGAPALGVEGAAFGTLFGRTGMMLLLIFFMRYWKTGGHNHLWSYLVRIDPFKFSKWFFKKVLRLGVPTSLQMLFEVGAFAAAALMMGMIGAPEQAAHQITINAVSATFMVCVGISVAATVRVGNALGRGDGLGKRRAGIAAILQVVLFMTLAAVLIGWARYFIPALYIDDARVIEIAADLFLIAAIFQISDGVQVAAIGALRGLQDIWWPTAITFFSYLCIGLPFSWYSAFELDWGYQGIWIGLLIGLSLSAILNTMRFMRLT
- a CDS encoding alpha-amylase, whose product is MRATSLLLLLNLTLFSLHAFSQAAAEIRVEPPHWWVGMNNDTVQVMLHGNFDTDTEVELRPYAGVELIATTRPSEHYVFIDLIIANDTEPGTLEIDLIGTWNITLDYSLKARKPGSGSREGFDASDVLYLITPDRFANGDTENDTVEEMKEAADRSFHGGRHGGDLRGIIDHLDYIDQMGFTAIWINPILENDMPRWSYHGYSTTDFYRIDPRYGSLEEYKELVTESEKRGIKIIQDMIENHCGSEHWWMDDLPFKDWINGNGEYRQTSHQHEVVQDPYASDYDTDAFNKGWFVRTMPDLNQQNPYMATYLIQNSIWWIEEVGLSGIRQDTYPYADKTFMAQWAKAILSEYPLLNIVGEEWNYEVPRVAYWQDGSSNEDGYRSYLPSVMDFPLQLAIGQAFDGNAQNDEGLKELYRCLALDFLYPAPQDLVTFADNHDMDRIYARIGEDLERWKM
- a CDS encoding SDR family NAD(P)-dependent oxidoreductase, with product MKKVKNVLITGATAGIGQATAELFASHGHALILTGRRAERLEETAKKISEEYGTLVLTLNFDIRDLEACKAAIDSIPDTSLPIDILVNNAGLAAGKDPLQKGSIDDWERMIDTNIKGLLYMTRIIAPQMVEAGAGHIINIGSTAGKEVYASGNVYCATKHAVDALTKGLRIDLLGTGVKVTQIAPGAAETEFSLVRYHGDEKKAEQVYEGYTPMRGEDIAQLIHMVTELPTHLCVNDLVVTSIDQANSFYISRELD